The Capsicum annuum cultivar UCD-10X-F1 chromosome 1, UCD10Xv1.1, whole genome shotgun sequence sequence GCACCCATGCCAGATTTTTCAAATATGCAATATTTTGAAATGGTCCAACACGCACCCTGGGCAGAGgtcagggggttcatccgaaccccgtCGATATAAAATCATACTATTTACACGTGGTTGAAATtactttttatgtatatatagtagacaTCAAACCCCCTTTAGCGTGTTCGTATGTttacttcttcatattttgaaccccattagtgaaaattctggctccgccgcTGTGACGCGCACCATCAACATtcttgaagagtctgagcaacacaACAGCAAACAATGTAGTCTGACCAATACATTGTGTCGACAAGCAGTGTcggagccaggattttcattGAGGGTGTTCGGATATATACGaattagtcgaagggggttcaacatctactatatatgcataaaaaatattttcaaccatgtaaaaatagtataaaaacagtataattttccatcgaagggggttcggaaGAACCCCATGTAGCAAAGGTGGCTCCGCCATTGTTGACAAGATAagtataatataatacaatacgaTACATAACGAACTTATCGGAAACACCAGCAGAAACAGATAATAATTTGCAACCATTATACACAAAGGCGAATTCAAGATTTAGAGTCGGCGAGTTCAGAATGAGTGTTACGTGCATACATTTTAGAGTAAAACATTTGGTACCCCctcgaactatgatcaaatttgctacgacacactccaacttcacagggatcctattaccctaCGAACTCAATTGTAGCGTATTTTcctcacccttttgtgctgacatggcacctttattacataaaatggggccCATGTCAAAGGTAACACGTCAGCTCAAAAGGCtgacaaaaggtgtcacgtcagctaaaaaggatgacaaaaatacgctaaaatttagttcgagGGAGggggggggtaataggactcccgAGAAGTTGGAGTGCATcttagcaaatttggtcatagttcagggaggtactagatgctttactctacaTGGTATGAACAAAACGATACAGAACTTGAATGTCACTAACGGATTTTAGAACTTTTCGAGTTAACATTTAAGTTTTCGGCACCAGAATGTATCAGCAACTTACTGCGAACCAATTGCCATTCGGTATACCACATAAATCCACCTCGTTGGGGGTAAATGTGTTGCGCTTGAAGATTCGCTTTATATTGCCTTCGTTTTTCTTCTAATGCGTTATCCCACAATCTCCAATAATATTCAAAGGGTCGACGTTGTTCTGGGATCGAAGAATTACctatttttatccatttcaaCTGTTCTTCCTTTTCCGGATCAGTATGACACCCAAATGCCTTCATCGATTCCTTCCAACTGTGCTTCGTCATGTCTGCCGGCCACCGAATTTTATCAAAACAGCAATATCACTCAGAGCTAACCGCTACCTCTGCGCTGCTCGCGTCAAAGTTCAGATACCCCACCctgaattaaggaaaaatcagGATCAACAAGTCGTAACCAAAACAACATacagggtctggggagggtaaattctgcgcagtccataccactacctcagatgaagtagagaggccgtttccgatagacctctGGCTAACGACATGACACAGATtgagtaatactataaactatctattagAGATCACAAACATCCTTAGAACactacgaacaagaaactacaggcacagatacaaacaaagcactcctccATATTATTACGTACGCACTCCTaaccactaaccctctaccctaattcgcatcCTCCGCACCTTCCTATCGAGAGTCATGTCTTCCGTAAGCTGTAGCCggtccatatcatgcctaatcacctcgttccaatatttcttcggcctgtCCCTACCCGCCTAAAACTAGCCATAGCCAgtctctcacacctccgaactgGAGCATTCGTGTCCTTCCTCATCACacgcccaaaccatcgcaaccTCACACTTCAAATAATTCCTTGATGTGCACAGCAACGGAACCAAGAATTCTACTAGATGCAGAAAACGCGAGTCAAAACCAAACACGTCAAATAATTCATCGACGTGCACAGTGACGGAACCAAGAATTCTAACAAGGGGATACAAAGAAATGCAAGAATATTACGCATCGAATTTTACCCTTCGACCTAAGCAACTTTTGAGCTACGTTACCATTAcaagcagtggcggagccaggaatTCAAGTAACGGGATTCCAAAAAAATATGTTCCTATTCCGATGGGATTCAACAacttctatatatataaatatatatatataaatatatatatatatatatatgtccaaaaaaatcatttttcaacaaGTAACACATGAAATTAGTTGAGGTACGTGCAAACTGGTTGAACATCACactataaaagaaaacatatcaCCAATTTTTCAACAAGATCAcaaccaaaaacatgtataattaACACATGAAGATAATATGCAaacaaataataattcattcatgGCCCCAAACTATATTCCTATTATCaccattttttttcaatatgtaACCATGAAATTAGTTGAGGTACGTGCAAATTGGCTAAACATCacattattataaaaatattaccAATTTTTCAGCCAAATCACAACCAAAAACATGTCTAATTAACACATGGAGATAATAtgcaaaaaattaataattcattcatttCCCCAAACTATATTCCTATATCACCATTTTTTCATCAGGTAGCCCTGGAATTAGTCGAGCTACGCGTAAGCTGTCTGAACAtcacattacatatatatatatatatatatatgtaaagatAACCAATTTTTCATCCAAATCACAATCAAAAACAAGAATAATTTACACATGgagataatataaaaaatacatatataaatgaaAACAGATAAAAGATATTCAAGAACATTTGATAAtagatatataaatttaaatttaaataaaagaaatgttTTTTTTGTTAAGGTAAAGATTCAATAAGGATCATGAAAATGTTGAACATATATGAAATCAAAAGAGAAATATATTACCATGCAAAATGTTTTTCTGGATTTTTATTTAAAgctatttttctcatttcaattcttgaatttgggaGAAAAAATATGAAGATATTTCATTTTGAATCAAGAAAAAGGAAAGAGCTTTAAATTTGTCAAAGAGGAGGAAGAACAAAATGAGGATCACAAATACAAgcattttattttgggatttattttgatatattaattTGATTCTAAATTCTATAATTATTGAccaaatattaattattatttttaaatgttttttttcacgttttatttttttgaaattatctaCCCGAATATCAAGGTATATTGTGGTCTAGTCAAATAATAATCTATActaattatatttgtattcttgaaatcttgaccaaatattaattattgtttttaaGTGTGTTTTTTCCGATTTACCTTTTTGAATTTATTTGCCCAAATCCCTAGTATAATGTGGTCAAATAATAACTTATACtaattattcttgtattattgaaatctttatcaaatactaaatattatttttagaggTATTTTTCACATTTCATTTTTTTGAACTTATCTGTCCAAATTTCAAGATATAGTATGATTAAATAATAGTCTAtacttattatatttgtattcttaAAATACTGACCAAATATTAATTATTGTTTTTAGATATGTTTTCACGTTTTACTTTTTTAAACTTATCTATCTGAATTCCAAGGTATATTGTGGTCTGGTCAAATAATTGTCTAtacttattgtatttgtattcttaaaatattgatcaaatatTAATTATTGTTTTTAGTTGTGTTTTCACGTTTCACCCTTTTTGAACTTATCTACCTGAATTCCAAGGTATATTGTGATGTGGTCAAATAATAATCTAtacttattatatttgtattcttaaaatattgaccaaatattaattattatttttagatgtGTTTTCACGTTTTACTTTTTTTGAACTTATCTACCCGAATTCCTAGGTATAATGTGGCCAAATAATAGCCTAATAGTAATTACTCTTATATTCGGGACTCTTTATTAAATAGACCTTTTaggtctattttttaattaaatagatcaaaatttttttttatttagagagATGATCTATTTTTTAGATGGATTTATTAACAGATCAATCCGACAGATCTATTATCTGTCcgacaaattaaaaaataaaaataaaccattTTGCTAATTAAAAACTTGAAGGGCTTAATTGTCAAATTTTCTCCTTATCCTTATATTGCTGAAATCTTGACCAaatactaattattatttttcacattttgCTCTTTTGAATTTTAACTTCGCAAATCCCAATGTATGTAGTACACTTTCTTCTTTTCACACTTCCAAAGTTCCTACATATACACATTTCAACtaaaaaagtttgatttttcgCAGTTTTAACTGCGTCGAAAATCTCGAATCATATTTTCGATAATGGATTCTTCATCGAAGAGGACATCGATCGCAGAAGCGCTTGTGATCTTTAAGGAAAAACTTAAAGAAGAACACTACTCTTTTGTGCAAAGAGCTctaatgaaatttgaaaaaagtttcatggaagaaaaaagaagaatggaagaaACGTATAATCAGATAATAGAAGACCATCGCAGGTACTATAAGAAGGACAACGATTTGTTGTCTGAGAGAATCGAAGAAATAGAGAACGCGACAAGTGAAAGCGTGGATTGCTACGCGGAGAAACTGAGAGAGTTGAGGGATGAAGTTTCTCTTATGGtggaaaatgagagaaaaaatgatgaaggtattgttgttattatgtCTTGACgcaactggtaaagttgctgccatgtgaccaggaggtcacgggtttaagtcctggaaacagcctctggcagaaatgcaaggttaGGCTGCGTATGATACGCCCTTGTGGTGGGACCTTTCTCTGGACACCGCGCACAGCGGTAGTTTTAATGCACCGGGCTTCCCTTTTATGTCTTGTTACGTATCGTTTCATAATGTGTGTTGATAGTATATCTTGATTTTACTGCATTTGTCGCGTTCAATTATTTAACTAATTTGGAAAATTCTTTATGTTGATGTGTGTGTTTTCTGAAAATTTGCTATAGATTTGGTGGTGGAAACAGACATTCAAGCTACTGGTGCGAATGGCGTTAACAACGTGGAATCTTCTCAAGGCGAAGATCGGGCAATCGTGCTTTTTGATGATCCAAAATCGGTTGGCACCTCAACCGGAAATAGCAGTGGTCAATCGAGACTCAAAGGTATAACGGTTTTGTGATTTAGACGACTTGTTGTTACGATCTGTTTGTATTAGGTGGATATTTCATTAGGATTCATATAGCCGATCTCAACTCTTTGGATTGAGGTATAGTAGTTATTGTTGTTCTGTTAAACGATTATTGGTATGATATTTTGTGATGATTCCTCATGATATACTAAAAATAACACCACCACAACCACTCGGACACACAcacgaaaaatgaaaaaagaaagactAAATGCTCGAGTAGAAAGCAATTCCGACAAAACACTTGCTACGTCCACTTCATCCACTGGTACACGCTATGTCCATTTAGCCACTTTCCTTTATCGTCTGTCTTGGTTTCCCCTTTTAGTTGCTTAGTATCTTGCTAGGATATTGTCGTGTTTTCATGCAAACAtgattcatttttctttcttttgagccGTTGGACTATctaaaacagcctctctactgcAAAAGAtagaggtaaggtctgcgtacatgaGGATTATACTAGTTAAGTTGTTGTTGTGTGACTTTATTGGACGGATAAGTTTCGTACATCAGCATATAATCTTCTTGCAGATCCATCGGCATGTAAAGCAATAGTCTTGAGTGAAGCGTCAGACGAACCAGAAACTATGCTGGTTTGTACAATGAACGACAATGATGATGAACTGACGTTAACTGAAATCGCTCGTGCTTCAAAAAGTCGCGGACAGAAAAAGGAAGTGCACGTGAAAGGCTCCTCTAATTCGTCgcggaagagaaaaagaagcatgAATGATGGTCAAATAACATCATTTGTTCCAGAATTGGTTAATCCTGGGAATAAGTCAGGAATAGAATGGTCGTCTGAAGACGATTTTTGTTCTGCATTTTATACGGATGCTGAGCTTTGTCTGAATGCTGTCTGTGCTTTGTACCGTCAACAACTATCTGGAAACAAATTCTCCTCGATGAGTAAGATCGACAAAAATAGGTATATATCAATCTCTCGATAGTTTTTTTCTTAGGTCGTGAAAAGACAATCTTTGTAATCTGTTTTTGCTTGTTTTCTCTTTCAGGATTACTGCTTTAGGGGTGTTTTTGTGTCGTGGTGATCCCGAAAACAAGCTCAAGAGAACAATTTCGGATGTTGAACCGGAAGATCTTTTCATATGCAAGACACTGGCTATTCGATACTTTCGCCAAATATATAGGATATACAATAGCAAGAAAGACCAGCTGTTCTGCGCTGGTGCTGCTATCCGCAAATTAAGCTCCAGTTGACGCGAAGGCTGTCTGGTAGAGTTGTTGCACCAGACTACGAGCTCCCTCGGCAAAAAGTTCTTATCTAGCTGTCTGGTCGACTTGCTTTGTTCCGGGAAGATATCTAGCTTTAGTAGGAACAATTAGGTACTTATTGTTCATCTGTTGGACTTGAATGTAGTATTTTGATTATGAATGGCTATATTTATAGAATTGTTTGAGTACGATTGAACAATGGAGGCATGTTATGTGTCGTCGCATTATTCGTCCACCTATTCGAAACCATGTTTGCTCGATACACATATTGTTGAGTCATGGTATTGGCATAACAGTCgctgaagcaaaagaatgattTAGCGTTTGAATAACCATGAGTAGCAACCgcgagagaagaaaaaaatacgtTTAAATTGTAACTATTTGCAAAATGTATGGCATAGTACAGCTCCAACTTTGAAAATTCCAAATACggttatttttgtttgttttcacgGCCAAACGCCTACCTAATGTTTGTTCATATATTGTTCAAATTCAACCTTCACGTTTGCAGTTACTACTGACAAGTACCAATGTGGGACTTCTTGCAACGGGTCATGACAAACCACATCCTTCGTCCTCGTCGGCTCCACTCTAGGTAGTTTTCACTCTACTTTTGTAGATAGCCTTTTTTGAGTCAGGTGCCTAGGCGCCATAACGGTTGTGTGCTAGACATTACTAGCCCCCGCTGAACACTTCCATAGCGGCGTCACCAACCCATGCACGGTGATgggtggctctgataccactattACAACCTTACGAGAACCACACCCCAAAAACCATCTCTTAAGGTGGAGAACCCAAGGCTATAAATACTGCACACAGATACTTTGTAGTACAAATGTGAGACTTTTTGCAACGAATCATAACAAACCACCACGTTCCGCATCCTTTATCCTCGACATGTAGATTTCACTCTACTTTTCTAGGTAGCTCTTTCGAGTCAGGTGCACAGTTTCCGCGATGTTTGTGCGCTAGACATTACTAACCCCGATCGAACACTGTCATACCGGCGTCACCATCCCAGGCACAATGGGCATGGAGGGTGATGGGTGGCTCTGATACCACCATTACAACCTTATGaaaatcacaccccaaaagccAGCTATCTTCTTTTCTAGGTAGCTCTTTCCTATGTATCCCTTTTCGAGTCAGGTGCATAGGTGCCGTGATGGTTGTACGCTAGACATTACTAGCTCTAGCCGAACACTAACATACCAGAGTCACCATCCCAGAAAGGGTGGGCACGGAGGGTAATAGGTGGCTTTGATACCACTATTACAACCTTAGGAAAACCACACCCCAAAAACTAACTACTAAGGTGGGAGAGCCCAAGGCTATGAATACCCCACACAAATACTTTGTAGTACCAATGTGGGAATTTTTGCAAAGGATAATAACAAACTACCACGCTCCGCATTCTTCGTCCTCGATGGCTCCACTCCTGGTAGATTTCACCCTACTTTTGTAGTAGCCCTTTTCGAGCCAGGTTTTGAATCAGGTGCACAGCTGCCGCGACGATTGTGCGCTATACATTACTTGCCTCGTCCGAACACTGTCATATTGACGTCACCATCCCAGGCACGGTAGGCACGGAAGGCCCTTTTCAAGTAGGTAGGTTTCACTCTACTTTTCTAGATAGCTCTTTCCCAAGTAGCCTTTTTAAGTCAGATGCACAGGTGCCACGACGGAGTGTGATggttggctctgataccaatattaCAACCTTAGGAGAACCACACCTCAAAAGCTAGCTATTAAGGTGGGAGAACCCAAGACTATAAAACCCCCACACAAATACTTTGTAGTACCAAATGTTGGACTTTTTGCTACGATCATAACAAACCATCACGCTTTGCATCCTTCGTCCTCGACGGCTCCACTCTGTAGCTCTTTCCCAGGCTTCCCTTTTTGAGTCAGGTGCCGTGATGGTTGTGCGCTAGACATTACTAGCCCCGGACTAATACTGCCATACCTGCATCACCATCCCAAGCACGGTGGTCAAGGAGGGTAATgggtggctctgataccactattACAACCTTAGGAAAACCACATTCCAAAAGCTAGCTATTAAGGTGGGATAGCGCAAGGATATAAATACCTACACAAATACTTTGTAGTACTAATGTGGGACATTTTGTGACGGACCATAATAGATTATTTACTAAACAACAGTCCATAAAAGGGACAACCAGTGAAAACTACTCATTGAAAACACTTAGTTTGCATCTCAACTTTTCGTCACTTTACTATAATGAAGTTATTTCTAGGAAAAATTATGCGACGCGACAAATATTTACACGTTATTTATGAAATGTAGAATAGTTTCAAAAAGTAATGAAATGTAACTACTGTATTTAAGAAAAGTAGCTATCAACAGTGATATAATATGCACTGATACAACTCTTACGCACGATTTTTCCATATACAGCAATGTGATACAGTTGTTGCTAAAGTGCTAAGTTCTAGTGGCCATTGATCGCGCATATGATTTTTCCATATAATGTCTGCGTAAATAACTTTTAAATGCTAACTACAGTCTACAACTAATCCGATGTGCTCAGCGAAGTCATAGTGACCTCTGGCAAATACAAAATACCAACTCAGACaatggctttgataccataaaGGTATGAGGGAATGAATCGATATTTTGTTATGGAAAGAGCAAAAAAGGATATCCTATAACTACTAATTAATTAAGTGATCTATGTATCTTACGAGGATTACGCTACATTCATTCTTTTGCAGAAATCAAAGGTACTTTTAATGTTTTACTTTAAAAGCTGAGGTGTGTGGCCAATCTTTAATGTAAAAGTATCaaatattcttgaaattttgaCCAAATACTAATTACTGTTCTTAGATGTACTTTCAtgtttcatttgtttgaatttatctGCGTAATCCTCGCTGTATCATTGTCTTTTTCCGCTTCACATCGCCATTTCAACTAAAAAAGACCAATTTTTTTCACAGTTAGCTGCACCGCTCTTTTTTGTTGTTTCAAGAAAAGCCTTTCATTGATCACATCTTCGATGTCCATTGAAGATGAGGTCGATCCCTGAAATGCTATCAATCATGAAGGAAAAACAAATGGTTGAAGAAAAAGACTTCCCTTTTGCGCGAAAATTCTAATGGATTGTGAAAAAGGTCTCgaggaagaaaaaagaagtaTCGATGAAAAGTACAGTAAAATAATAGAAGAGGACTACAAGCAGTACAAAAGGACAAATGATTTACTATTTGACAGAATTGAAAAGCTAAAGAAGGCAAAAAGTGATAAAGAGGCTCGCTACGAGGAGAAAATCATCGGGTTCAGAGGTAGAATTTCTCGTTTGAAGGAAACGAAGAGAAAAAATGATGAAGGTATAGTTGTTATGTGAATTTACGTCGattatttttgtttagtttttccTCCTTACAACTTGTTATCTTGATTTTACTGTATTTGCAAaaccttttttaattatttgtggtATTCAATCAATCAACTAATTTGGAGTCCGATAAAGTTTGGTAACGTGATGATTGATGCTATGAAGAGGAAATGAatatattttcatctgttgtgaACTACTTATATTTGCTGTTCTCATACCTTTTTTGGAAACGAAACTTTGCTATAATCTTTTTAAGTAAAGTTGAGGATAAAGTGAGGTTCAAAGAGTTAGAAGTTCGATTTTCTCGTCCTAAACGAGGAAAATTCTTTATGTTGATATGTGTATTTTCTGAAAATTGGCTATAGATTTGGAGGCGGAAACAGGCCTTCAAGCTACTGGTCCAACTGGCGTTAACAACGTGGAATCTTCTCAAGGCAAAGATCGCGCGATTGTGTTTTTTGACGATCCAAAACCGGTTTGCACCTCAACTGGAAATAGCCGTGGTGAATCAAGACAGAAAGGTATAATGGTTTTGTGATTCAGGTGAATTATTGTTATTACAATCTGTCTATATTATGTGGATATCATGCATGATACACTAAAAATAACAGCACCACAACCACACagacacataaaaaaaaatttaaaaaaaaatgaaacactaGACGCTCAAGAAAGCAATTCCGGCAATATGCTATGTTTCTGCTGTTATATGAAAATAGTAAGATAACATCATGACTTCAACGTGTTCATATACGTAAGATCAAACAGAACATCACTCTAGTTTTGCTACAACAAATTGAAAGCAAGTGCATCTGTTGGATTGCAATTATCTTGAATCCAACTATACGATACAACCGATAGGTATCAAGACAGTACTATGACGGAAAGTTTACAGCCTTGTCAGTATACAACCTTAAGAAATAGTTTATGAAGTCTCCAACCAGATATACCAAAGCAGCAACACAGATAATAATGAGGATTATCTTACGAATTCTCTCCCTCAGTGGCACCTCCTGAATCGGCAGTGGTGGTGGAGGTTGCTGTGCATCACCAGCATTGATCCCATCTTCAATCGCCGGTGGTTGTTGTTGCTGTGTATCACCAGCATTGATCTCATCTTCAATCTGCTGTGGCTGTTCTTGCTGTGCATCACCATCATCTATGTCAACTTCAACCTGTTCTGGTTGTTCTTGCTGTCCATCACCAGCTTCAATCTGCTGTGGTTGTTCTTGCTGTCCATCACCAGCATTAACCTCAGCTTCAATCTTCTGTAGTTTTTCTTGCAAGCATCAATATCATCTTCAACCTGTTCTGGTTGTTCTCCCACGTCCTCCTCCTCTTCGTTATCATCATCTCACTTGTCCTCCTCATCATCTTTATCATCATCTCCCTTGTCCTCCCCTTCTTCATCATCTCCCTTGTCCTCCTCATCTTCTTTATCATCTCCCTTGTCCTCCCCTTCTTCTTTATATCTCCGTCTCCCTCTTCGTCTTTTTCTCCGCCATGGTCAGCAGCATTTCCATCTTCCTCTGATTCTTGTTTTTCTTCCTGTTCCTCTTCTTTCTTGCACCTTGGGAGATCATGCGTTCAGGAGATGAAGGGGGGTCCCCAGTGGAAGTTGTTATCACATTTGGATCAGAAGCAATCTCTAACAAACGCACACCAAATGAATAGATGATATCAGCCTTTGGGCCACTTCCATGCTCAGGTGCATAATAGCCGCTGTCAGCAATAGCCATCTCAGAACATTAACAAGGACAGTGATCGGTTGTGAGTATCTGGGAAATCTTGAGAGTTCTTTGTAGTCTACTTACGATTTCCCACGTACAGCTAAGGCTAGGCTATAATCAAAAAGCAACATTGTACCTTGATTTCAATACTGTTGCTGGTCTGCGGTTTTAAGACAGCTATTCTGCAATCGCAAGTACGAGGAGCCTTTAGATTATTGCTATAGGTTGATGGGAGGCCTATCGCAGGTGTCCGTGTCCAACCAGAGAATAGAAAAGAATGCTGCAATGATAAAACAAAGCATGTATTGTGTACTTACTTCAAAGCCCCAGCAATTTGGAGTAGCAAGCACGAAACATTGTGTAAGGCATCATCAAATGTCACAGCATTCCTTAGGTGGTGGTTTCCATGCAAAGCAAGGGAAGCAGTTCGAATCACTTCCATTAATTGTTCCGCCTCATCAGTTGTGGAGAGTGCCAACGTCTTAATGTTCTTAACAGCCAGAATCTTGCACAAACAAGTAAGCTTACTTAAGTAGAAAACTTTGTAAATGCCTTTATTAATTGCAAGAATTTCTTAACAACATCTTAGGGTACCTGTCTTATTTCCACGACGAGCAGATTAATGGGACTGAACTGCAACTGAAGTTTGGCACATATTGCTATTTTCAGAGCTGGAACTAGTGCAGCAGTTAGATCTCCATTGAATTTGTTATTTGACAGATCCCTATTGAAGAAAATTATACTATTCACTTAGCCAAAAGATAGATTGATACAAAATATTCACAAAGATTTCACTAAGTACTCCACATGCAACGATCACTTTAGAGTTGAACACCAAGGAATCATAGAGACGATGATGAGCACAAACAAACAATATGCAAAACGTACTTTACATTAATAGGAAATGTAATACAAATACACACATGGAAAGGATAAGAAAAAACAAACAAGTCGAGAAGCAGAAATGTGTCATACATACATCTCTATATGTTTATCAAAGCCAACAAAGAGATCTGCCAGTGATCCTGATAGTACGTCCTGACTTGGATTTCTGTGTCAAAATAACAAATGTGAGGACGATATCGAATATCTAATATGGCGATATAGAACAGAATCTGGCTGAAACACCAGCTAGATTGAACATAATCTAAAAAAGCGAATTCATTTGATCTAACAGGCTCTTCAAATGTTGATCTGCAGTTTACtgcaggaaaagaaaaaatgcaaaggCAAGAAAAAATGTTGGCAGCCTTTAGATTGCTATGGGTGATGGGAGGCACACATAAAGTGTGCGAGGAGCTGAAATTTAAGTGTATTACAGTTATAATTACCAAAAAAGTGAGACATGGTTCAAAACCTATCGCAGGTGTCTGTAATGCCCCGtaattcgggctacaatatagaccatgatttcgatgcgttgttaatcccgaagccataaaatcctatgccaaaacggcatgttaattattgtgtatcatgtgaatccactcaagcatgaatttagaccatagaggtccttcaactcaaggacgagttgaaactatttcgatcgactaagttttagtggacgttgtaaagtgtgtcagcttccattgaccataattCTCTATATAtttcgaattaggaagcctactatgtgtcaaatgataggtattctagttagctttccaacgatac is a genomic window containing:
- the LOC107857422 gene encoding uncharacterized protein LOC107857422, with translation MDSSSKRTSIAEALVIFKEKLKEEHYSFVQRALMKFEKSFMEEKRRMEETYNQIIEDHRRYYKKDNDLLSERIEEIENATSESVDCYAEKLRELRDEVSLMVENERKNDEDLVVETDIQATGANGVNNVESSQGEDRAIVLFDDPKSVGTSTGNSSGQSRLKDPSACKAIVLSEASDEPETMLVCTMNDNDDELTLTEIARASKSRGQKKEVHVKGSSNSSRKRKRSMNDGQITSFVPELVNPGNKSGIEWSSEDDFCSAFYTDAELCLNAVCALYRQQLSGNKFSSMSKIDKNRITALGVFLCRGDPENKLKRTISDVEPEDLFICKTLAIRYFRQIYRIYNSKKDQLFCAGAAIRKLSSS